One genomic segment of Vagococcus intermedius includes these proteins:
- a CDS encoding GNAT family N-acetyltransferase, with protein sequence MITLASQADIPELMRIFNQGTAYFKALGIDQWQGSYPEFTVLEQDITAKQCYVKKEEGMIVGTIVVSLLEETCYGGLKAGAWRYDEPYTVIHRLAINREHPTKGVSYELLAWAERVTKLANRQVIRVDTHADNKGMQHILTKVGYELVGEVMLDDGGQRVVLDKKVK encoded by the coding sequence ATGATAACATTAGCAAGTCAGGCAGATATTCCAGAATTAATGAGAATTTTTAATCAAGGAACGGCTTACTTTAAAGCATTAGGGATTGATCAGTGGCAAGGGAGTTACCCGGAGTTTACAGTTCTTGAACAGGACATCACTGCAAAACAGTGTTATGTAAAAAAAGAAGAGGGAATGATTGTAGGGACGATTGTGGTTAGTTTGTTGGAAGAAACCTGTTATGGAGGTTTAAAAGCAGGTGCATGGCGATATGATGAGCCTTACACTGTGATCCATCGTTTGGCGATCAATAGGGAGCATCCTACCAAAGGCGTGTCTTATGAGCTTTTAGCTTGGGCTGAGAGGGTCACAAAATTAGCTAATCGGCAAGTGATTCGAGTTGATACTCATGCTGACAATAAAGGAATGCAACATATCTTAACGAAAGTAGGTTATGAATTAGTCGGTGAAGTGATGTTGGATGATGGTGGTCAACGAGTTGTTCTAGATAAAAAAGTTAAATAA
- a CDS encoding ABC transporter permease — MTRFGYQLQLTFKRLILRNLKFFFFNLILPLIFYLLFTKIMTIDMPKEALVVWKENYLISMMLYSMLLSAVISISNTLHDDNTQHFTLFIELTPAPKIYYYFSTLLVFICMSSLSTLGLGLFGILVNHVSFSLLSWAFLIFILPIIASPMMLIGIMISFSGSSNVINLLSNLIVFPTAILSGL, encoded by the coding sequence ATGACACGTTTCGGCTATCAGCTCCAGCTCACTTTTAAACGATTGATTTTACGCAATTTGAAATTTTTCTTTTTCAATTTAATTTTACCGTTAATCTTTTATCTTTTATTTACAAAAATAATGACTATAGACATGCCAAAAGAAGCTCTAGTAGTGTGGAAAGAAAATTATCTTATCAGTATGATGCTCTATAGTATGCTTTTAAGTGCAGTAATTAGCATCTCCAATACTTTGCACGATGATAATACACAACATTTCACACTCTTTATTGAACTAACCCCTGCTCCCAAAATATACTATTATTTTTCAACGCTTCTTGTTTTTATTTGCATGTCTAGTCTATCAACCTTAGGCTTAGGACTATTTGGAATCCTTGTTAACCATGTCAGTTTTTCTTTGTTATCTTGGGCATTTCTAATTTTTATTTTACCTATTATTGCTTCTCCCATGATGTTAATTGGAATCATGATTTCTTTTAGTGGCTCTAGTAATGTGATAAACTTACTAAGTAATCTAATCGTCTTTCCTACAGCAATTTTAAGTGGTCTGTGA
- a CDS encoding sensor histidine kinase, translated as MTSFLKRHILFPEKFGLTPYFWLLFMVPIILSLFPISTTYDYFLLALILLFLKAYRDAYTITALFPLNILTQLLIAIVLGITKQNGYLFIFTAWEIGSIPLAKNTYNKYLIGYYLACSISFIGSTLLQNFSSITEWAELILPLAFAIGSPLAARSMWSSFRKSEQLRRNNQRLEAIIKQSERDRIARDLHDTVGQTFSIITLKTELAQKLLKKEPILAEKELSEIAQLSRSSLNSVRSIVNNLHEKNLAQTMIEEENNLKLANITVQSTNETLSNSWPINIQHIFSSVITESVTNMIRHSHAQLATFTFKESSTTYFLEIKDNGIGIQTIRSGAFGLTSMEQRMIEAGGSLSISTSAGTILTFTLPKEVTL; from the coding sequence ATGACGTCATTTTTAAAACGCCATATCTTATTCCCTGAAAAATTTGGATTGACACCCTATTTTTGGTTACTATTTATGGTGCCGATTATTCTTTCTTTATTCCCTATTAGTACAACTTATGATTATTTTTTATTAGCGTTAATCCTTTTATTTTTAAAAGCGTACCGTGATGCCTATACCATTACAGCACTTTTTCCTCTAAATATTTTGACTCAACTACTTATTGCGATAGTCTTAGGCATTACTAAACAAAATGGATACTTATTTATTTTTACAGCTTGGGAAATTGGTTCCATTCCTTTAGCTAAAAATACCTACAACAAGTATCTCATTGGCTATTATTTGGCCTGCTCGATTAGTTTTATTGGGAGCACACTGCTTCAGAATTTCTCTTCAATTACAGAATGGGCAGAACTTATATTACCTCTAGCCTTTGCTATTGGCTCACCACTAGCAGCTCGTTCTATGTGGAGTTCTTTCCGAAAAAGTGAGCAACTCCGCCGAAATAACCAACGTTTGGAAGCTATTATCAAACAAAGTGAACGTGACCGTATTGCACGTGATTTACATGATACTGTCGGTCAAACCTTTTCTATTATTACACTTAAAACAGAGCTGGCTCAAAAATTACTAAAAAAAGAGCCAATACTTGCTGAAAAAGAACTTTCTGAAATCGCTCAGCTATCAAGGTCTAGCTTAAATTCAGTCAGATCTATCGTAAATAACTTACATGAAAAGAATCTCGCTCAAACCATGATAGAAGAAGAAAATAATTTAAAACTAGCAAACATTACTGTTCAAAGTACAAATGAAACGCTTTCTAACTCTTGGCCAATCAATATCCAACATATTTTTTCATCTGTAATAACTGAATCTGTTACCAATATGATAAGACACAGCCATGCTCAACTTGCTACTTTTACTTTTAAAGAAAGTTCAACTACGTATTTTTTAGAGATAAAAGATAATGGTATTGGTATTCAAACCATACGTTCAGGCGCATTTGGTCTAACGAGTATGGAACAACGAATGATAGAA
- a CDS encoding Cof-type HAD-IIB family hydrolase: protein MYKAIVSDIDETLITEDGIISPANLAAINKAQDLGIHFIPATGRSFNDFQHILKATDIHNKKETYSISYNGGVTTENFENTILDQTNLTFEQALQIFNLGVAEDVLIHVFTLTDIFTYRMNDNEKGFLDDHVVINVMETPSIEHLRDDAILKINFQHADMTCLQAIEDSLPIELKNSLDINYSSHRYIEFNPHGINKGNALAKLLKRLAIQPEEVLAIGDNMNDRTMVALAGTGVAVANAVPELKEQANYICKNDHNNSAVSEAINKFILNK, encoded by the coding sequence ATGTACAAAGCAATTGTTAGTGATATTGACGAAACATTAATTACAGAAGATGGGATTATCTCCCCTGCTAATCTAGCAGCAATAAATAAAGCACAAGATTTAGGAATTCATTTTATTCCTGCAACTGGTCGTAGCTTTAATGATTTTCAACACATTCTAAAAGCAACAGACATTCATAATAAAAAAGAGACCTATTCTATTTCATATAATGGTGGTGTAACAACTGAAAATTTTGAAAATACCATCTTAGATCAAACTAACTTAACATTTGAGCAAGCTTTACAAATTTTCAATCTAGGTGTAGCTGAAGATGTTTTGATTCATGTCTTTACACTGACTGATATTTTCACTTATCGCATGAATGATAATGAAAAAGGCTTCCTAGACGATCATGTTGTAATTAACGTTATGGAGACACCGTCAATTGAACATTTACGTGATGACGCCATTTTAAAAATAAATTTTCAACATGCTGATATGACTTGTTTACAAGCGATTGAAGACTCACTCCCAATCGAGCTGAAAAACAGCTTAGATATCAATTATTCTTCTCATCGTTATATTGAATTTAATCCACATGGCATCAACAAAGGAAATGCTCTAGCTAAACTTTTAAAACGTCTGGCTATTCAGCCAGAAGAAGTGCTGGCCATTGGAGATAATATGAATGACCGGACAATGGTCGCCTTAGCAGGGACTGGTGTGGCAGTTGCCAATGCTGTTCCAGAACTTAAAGAACAGGCTAATTATATTTGTAAAAATGATCATAATAACAGTGCTGTATCAGAGGCAATTAACAAATTCATCCTAAATAAATAA
- a CDS encoding ABC transporter ATP-binding protein — protein MEQPILNVNTISKSYKHNLILNNISFELYKGEIVALLGENGAGKSTLISIITHLISSDNGQVKLFGKNAFEKSDRETIGVMLQHSFSLSKVTVKESLMLARTYYSNPLSYEELIILADLKEKEDTFITTLSGGQNRRLSFAITMAGNPELIFLDEPTAGMDSHARYHFWKKISYYQKQGKTFLITSHYLEELEAIASRLLILKDKNLTFNGSIEQLRKHAGQTEISFNSELPFTSFKTFSTIVSHSVTGTRYHFLTNDTNGFIKELVPHLTDVHNLSIKPHSLETLFNQLNKGDN, from the coding sequence ATGGAACAACCTATTCTAAACGTCAACACTATTAGCAAATCGTATAAGCACAATTTAATTCTAAATAATATTTCATTTGAGTTGTATAAAGGTGAAATAGTCGCACTTTTAGGTGAAAATGGTGCTGGTAAGTCAACTTTAATCTCAATTATCACGCACCTGATAAGTAGTGATAATGGACAGGTTAAATTGTTTGGTAAAAATGCGTTTGAAAAATCCGATCGAGAAACTATTGGTGTCATGCTTCAACACTCTTTTTCATTATCAAAAGTTACCGTCAAAGAAAGTCTCATGCTAGCAAGAACCTACTATTCTAATCCTCTTTCTTATGAAGAACTGATAATTCTAGCTGATTTAAAAGAGAAAGAAGATACTTTCATTACAACATTATCTGGTGGGCAAAACCGACGCCTCTCTTTTGCTATTACAATGGCAGGAAATCCCGAACTCATATTCTTAGACGAACCTACTGCCGGTATGGACAGTCATGCACGTTATCATTTTTGGAAAAAAATATCTTATTATCAAAAACAAGGAAAAACCTTTTTAATTACAAGTCATTATCTAGAGGAGTTGGAGGCTATTGCCTCGCGCCTTTTAATTTTAAAAGATAAAAATCTGACTTTTAATGGTAGTATTGAACAACTTAGAAAACATGCCGGACAAACTGAAATAAGTTTCAATAGCGAGCTTCCTTTTACTTCTTTTAAAACATTTTCAACAATTGTCAGCCACTCTGTAACCGGAACACGGTATCACTTTCTTACAAATGATACGAATGGTTTTATTAAAGAGCTTGTCCCCCATCTTACAGATGTACATAATCTATCAATCAAGCCACATTCACTTGAAACACTTTTTAACCAACTAAACAAAGGAGATAATTAA